A genomic region of Leptolyngbya sp. FACHB-261 contains the following coding sequences:
- a CDS encoding prevent-host-death family protein, protein MNSRFKQIPMSELRVKLPKLRRQVQSGSLRLVCTHYGEVAAFLLPLQDVDVLNSGEGEISIQRSEEIPLTEFRDQLTEAWERLLGGTDCIYLTFHKRRVVAFVSPRFTHHLSLPLIGNADKVLFFPSEIQI, encoded by the coding sequence ATGAACAGCCGTTTTAAGCAAATCCCAATGTCAGAGTTACGAGTCAAACTACCAAAACTCAGGCGACAGGTTCAGTCAGGTAGCTTACGTCTTGTGTGTACTCACTATGGAGAAGTAGCAGCTTTTCTGCTGCCACTACAAGATGTTGATGTTCTCAATTCTGGTGAAGGAGAAATTAGTATCCAGAGAAGTGAGGAAATTCCTCTGACCGAGTTCCGTGACCAACTAACCGAAGCATGGGAAAGGCTGTTAGGTGGTACGGATTGTATCTATTTAACGTTTCACAAAAGACGGGTTGTTGCGTTCGTATCGCCTCGTTTTACTCATCACCTTTCGTTGCCATTGATCGGTAACGCGGACAAAGTTTTGTTTTTCCCTTCTGAAATCCAGATCTGA